In Aureibaculum algae, the following are encoded in one genomic region:
- a CDS encoding S9 family peptidase: MKKIAFLLTILSLTFATSCKKDKMQTEDIKPPIADVVPKEMETHGDTRIDNYYWMRLSDEQKNSKTPDEHTQKVLDYLNAENDYFDKKMGHTEKFTEDLFQEMKSRIKEDDESVPYKDNGYFYITRYIKDGQYPIYARKKATLDAEEELLFDVNKLAEGHEYYSLGGLNVSPNNKLAAFAVDTISRRQYVLQFKNLETGEIYPEKIESTSGSSVWANDNKTVFYTKKNPTTLRAERIFKHVLGTDASTDIEIFFEADDTYSTYVFKSKSNQFIAIGSSSTLTTEYQVLSADKPNDKFKMVQPRVKGLEYHISHYQNYFYIYTNKDKATNFKLMKTPIDETSSDNWVDVIPHRDDVLLEDISIFKDYLVLEERSNGLNKIRIKRWDGTADEYLPFNEETYSVNVSSNPEFDTDTLRYSYNSFTTPASVIDYNMKDKSKEIKKEQEVLGGKFDKNNYTSKRVWVTARDGKKVAVSMVYRKDTELNKDTPLLLYAYGSYGATIPDGFSTTRLSLLDRGFVFALAHIRGSQYLGRQWYEDGKLFNKMNTFTDFIDCSKYLIEENYTSADHLYAMGGSAGGLLMGGIINMNPELYNGIVAAVPFVDVVTTMLDETIPLTTFEYDEWGNPNEKEYYDYMLSYSPYDNVEKKAYPNMLITTGLHDSQVQYYEPAKWLAKLRANKTDDNLLVMHTDMESGHGGASGRFNALKDTARDYGFILEMEGINE; encoded by the coding sequence CCTGATGAGCATACGCAGAAGGTTTTAGATTATCTAAATGCTGAAAATGACTATTTTGATAAAAAAATGGGTCATACTGAGAAATTTACAGAAGATTTATTTCAAGAGATGAAATCTAGAATTAAAGAGGATGACGAATCAGTACCTTATAAAGATAATGGTTATTTCTACATTACCCGTTATATTAAAGATGGTCAATACCCAATATATGCTCGTAAAAAGGCAACATTAGATGCTGAAGAAGAGTTGTTGTTTGATGTTAATAAACTTGCAGAAGGTCATGAATATTATAGTTTGGGCGGATTAAATGTGAGTCCAAATAATAAATTAGCAGCTTTTGCTGTTGACACTATTAGTCGTCGTCAATATGTTTTACAGTTTAAAAATTTAGAGACTGGTGAAATTTATCCTGAAAAAATAGAAAGTACATCTGGCTCTTCAGTTTGGGCCAACGATAATAAAACTGTTTTTTATACGAAGAAAAACCCAACTACTTTAAGAGCAGAACGAATTTTTAAGCATGTATTAGGTACAGATGCATCAACTGATATTGAAATATTTTTTGAAGCTGATGATACATACAGTACTTATGTTTTTAAAAGCAAATCAAATCAATTTATAGCTATTGGGTCAAGTAGTACATTAACCACTGAATATCAGGTTTTGTCTGCAGATAAGCCTAATGATAAATTCAAAATGGTACAGCCAAGAGTAAAAGGGTTGGAATATCATATTTCTCATTATCAAAATTATTTTTACATCTATACGAATAAAGACAAGGCAACTAATTTTAAACTGATGAAAACGCCAATTGACGAGACAAGTTCTGATAATTGGGTAGATGTTATTCCGCATAGAGACGATGTTTTGTTAGAAGACATTTCAATTTTTAAAGATTATCTAGTTTTGGAAGAGCGTTCTAATGGATTGAATAAGATTCGTATCAAACGATGGGATGGAACAGCTGATGAATATTTACCTTTTAACGAAGAAACGTATTCAGTAAATGTCAGTAGTAATCCAGAATTTGATACAGATACACTCCGTTATAGTTATAATTCTTTTACAACTCCGGCTTCTGTTATAGATTATAACATGAAAGATAAGTCAAAAGAGATTAAGAAAGAACAAGAGGTATTGGGTGGTAAGTTTGATAAGAATAATTATACAAGCAAAAGAGTTTGGGTTACCGCCAGAGATGGTAAGAAAGTAGCCGTTTCAATGGTGTATAGAAAAGATACCGAGCTTAATAAAGATACACCGTTACTTTTGTATGCTTATGGTTCTTATGGAGCAACGATTCCAGATGGGTTTAGTACTACACGTTTAAGTTTACTAGATAGAGGATTTGTTTTTGCATTGGCTCACATTCGTGGAAGCCAATATTTAGGAAGACAATGGTATGAAGATGGTAAACTATTTAATAAGATGAATACGTTTACTGATTTTATAGATTGCTCTAAATATTTGATTGAAGAGAATTATACGTCAGCAGATCATTTATATGCCATGGGGGGATCAGCAGGAGGATTGTTAATGGGCGGTATTATTAATATGAATCCAGAATTATACAATGGAATAGTTGCAGCAGTGCCTTTTGTGGATGTTGTTACTACCATGTTAGATGAAACTATCCCACTTACTACATTTGAGTATGACGAATGGGGAAACCCGAATGAAAAAGAATATTACGATTATATGTTGTCTTATTCGCCTTACGATAATGTTGAGAAAAAAGCATATCCAAATATGTTAATCACTACCGGTTTACATGATAGTCAAGTTCAGTATTACGAACCTGCAAAATGGTTGGCTAAATTAAGAGCCAATAAAACAGATGATAATTTATTAGTGATGCATACCGATATGGAATCTGGTCATGGAGGAGCTTCAGGGCGATTTAATGCGTTAAAAGACACCGCAAGAGATTATGGATTTATTCTTGAAATGGAAGGGATTAACGAATAA